Genomic window (Arachis hypogaea cultivar Tifrunner chromosome 13, arahy.Tifrunner.gnm2.J5K5, whole genome shotgun sequence):
AGAGTATGTTCAGAATGAATTTATGAGACTGCAAGAAGAAATCATACTCCCTAACAAGAAGCTTTTTCCTTTTCCTATAACACTGGATGACTTCTTCTGGGCATTTGGAATTCTCAGATCAAGGGCATTTTCTCGACTTCGCAACGAAAATCTGGTTGTTATTCCACTAGCAGACTTGGTAAGGTCCATTTCCTCTCATGCATCCTGCAGTAGTATGCACCATTCACTTCTTCTACTGCAATAACTGTAGAACATAGAGGAGACTAACATAGACATATGAACTGCATGGTATTCCTATGAAGATATTACAATCTTGTGcagaaaaaaattgatattttccAAATTAAATTTCTGGATCAGATAAACCACAGTGCAAGAGTAACTACAGAAGATCATGCTTATGAAGTTAAAGGAGCTGCAGGCCTTTTCTCTTGGGATTACTTATTTTCCCTAAGAAGCCCCCTTTCTGTCAAGGCTGGGGAACAGGTGAAGGCTTTTACCttctgtttctttttgttttttggtcTAATTATACACATTATATTAAAATGATGAACATTAAATCCATCATAGTGGTTTCCACCAAGAGTTATCCAGCTCTGCATATCAAATTGCTGTGAACTATATGCATTAGTGCTAATTTTTTGGTGCCAATTCCAATTTCATCTCCATTCTTGATAATGTGAATTGCAATCATACTATAGTTACACATAACAATGGAAGAAACTCCTCACTGCAGATATATATCCAATATGATTTGAACAAAAGCAACGCCGAGTTGGCTCTGGACTATGGCTTCATCGAACCAAATTCTGGCCGTAATGCATATACCTTGACACTTGGAATACCTGAGTCCGACCCTTTCTATGATGACAAACTAGACATTGCAGAGACCAATGGTTTTGGTGAGACAGCATACTTTGACATATTCTACAACCAACCACTTCCACCAGGGATAATTCCATACCTGAGACTTGTAGCTCTAGGAGGTACTGATGCTTTCCTACTGGAAGCGCTATTCAGAAACACTGTCTGGAGTCATCTAGAATTGCCAGTGAGCCGTGACAATGAGGAACTTTTATGCAGGGTGGTTAGAGAGGCCTGCAAATCTGCTCTTGCTGGTTATCATACAACCATTGAAGAGGTATATGATTTTGTATTCTAGTTTATGAGATAAACTCGTACACATTAAAGGGTTTCACTTTAGTTTATAGGTATTCATCAAAACAAAAATGAGGTTCAGTAAATATAAGCATATAAACAAATGAGCAGGTTCATTATTAGATAGTTACTCCATTATATcttaaattgttatatatatatatatacacatttttttttttaattttggagcTTTTGAGCTCCAGAAATAACTAAAACACAAGCATTTGAATGGCAGGATAACAAGTTAAAGGAAGCAAAATTAGATTCAAGACTTGCAATAGCAGTCGGAATAAGAGAAGGGGAGAAGAAAGTTCTGCAACAAATTGATGAGGTCTTCAAGGAGAAAGAATTGGAACTGGACCAGTTAGAGTATTACCAAGAAAGGAGGCTCAAGGACCTTGGCCTGTGCGGCGAAAGTGGTGATATACTAGGGGACCTTGAGAAGTTCATGTAATCTTGCAGGAAGCATCCCCTTAGGGACACTACTATACATTTCCAGAGGACAATGAAACAGAACATTTGGTAGATGGAATCTTTCAAGACAAGTCCATGCCATGCACTCAATCAATCTTTAAAGGGtcttaatcaatttttttactaGGTTTATTACATTTTACAACCCATTACTTGAATGCTGCTTGCAAAGAGGATAATGTAATGCTTGAATTACACTTCTATACCGGTTATAAATATAGTCAAGATGGTAATGAGAATGAACTTTACAATGCTTGATGCGAGTCTGTGGTTGGAGTAAAAAAATTAAGGGAAAAGATCAAGATACAGCTTTTGCAAAACCTCAATAGAATTAGAAGCTAATACTTTCTTTTCCGTGCTTTCCTACAAAATCATGTGTACATAATAAAATTTCTAAGACAGTATGCCAATGATATGGATTCTTCAACACAGAACTTGAGGAACTTGTGTGAATGTGCAACTTTTTAAGTTCATTTGTCAAAGTTCAAACTCATAGTTGTGCAGCTGGCATTCCTACATCTGGCGGCCTGTACTCATCTGACTTCACTGGAATTGCGAGGGCCTGACAGGTCATCGCATTTTGTCCCCTCACAGAGGCACTCTTGAGGGTTGGCATAGAAGTAATCTTCCTCCTTTGGCTTGTCTGACACCCTACGACGAAATGGCTGCCCCATTCTGTTTTCATGAACCCGTCTCACTGCATCTGAAAACTCATCAAATGGAAGGGTTCCATTTTGATGCAAATCAAGCAACTCTACAAGCTTCTTCCGATCCAACAATATGGATTTTTCAAAACCCAAATACCTGAAGGATAATTTATTAGTGAGTTTTCTGTAGATATTCATCAAGGTTGTGCTTTTGCCTTCTATATGAAATCAAATTGTGATTAGCAAAAATATCTGCACATACCTGCGATGGCCTTCGACAAGTTTTGCCATGTTCCCATCATAGGTAGGAATGAAGGTGTTACTGGCTACTGAAACCATAAAATCCAAAGCTGCCATCTGTGACGAATGATTTTGGAACTGCCACAACTCATCATGGGCCAGCATCAtttctttttttaactaaaatgaaGCAGAAAATCATACCACAAACAGAAATTATGATTACCACATGAAAACAAGTAATTGTgcattgctgaaaatgaaattttatttcaaaaatatgttgTTGAATCTGCCATATAAATATCAGCGGTATAACTTGTAAATGAACAGTTTTACATGACCCCCACACATCCACCTAGCCCCGGCAAGAATCATTCAGCACTCTTCAGAATGTTATTTTACTAAATACATAAAATGTGGAAAATCCAGCAAATAAAcagaaaaggggggggggggggtataTGGTGATGAACTCACAATTTTTGGAAATGCAGCTCTCAGTTGTGCAAGTCTATGCTCGCCACCATAGATCTCACCGGCAGCAATGTAGATCTGCATGTCTCTATCAAAACCTAAGGCTTGGAGAACTAAGGCTGTCTCCTCTGGTGTTAAGGGACATTGACCCTGCAATCTCCTCTCTTCAGACACTATCTCCTTTTCTCTCCACCAAGGGAATGCATACCTGAATTACACGAGCAAGATAACTTTATATTGAATCGATATCTAATTTGACAAGTGGGATAAAGCTTTGTAGTTTTTGCTGGATTTTTAATTTGACAAATTATCAGCTCTAGAGTAGTAGCTTTCATTGCTGTTTCCTTAATGCTTTATTTGGTCAAAGGTGAAGGTTCCTAGGGTACAAAAGTGAATACACAAAATCCACTGTATAATTCTAGAACTAAAGAATCAATACTCTCCTCAAACTGGGCAGTGCCTTCACCAGTTCATTGACTAGCAATTAGGATTCTATAACCCAATAAAACATTATTTCTCATTTTCGCataattaactaattagaattttacaAGACTGAAAAGGAAAAGAATTTGATTGTAGTTTAGCTTCAATAGAGgaaaactaaaatttttcttGATCCATAACTTCCCTAGTAAATGTCAGATATAAAGCACCTATATCCTCTGTCAAAAACTagacataataaaatatatttccaGCCAAACACCAAACAATAAGATACCTCATCCTCTTGAGCTCCTCGGCTTCCTCATAACTGCAACCATGAGTACAGCCTGAGAAAGCCAACATGTCCATCTCATATCTCAGATGCAATGCCACAAAAGGTCCCTTCTCACAAAGAATCCGAATCAATTTCTGCCCCAAAGTCTCAATTTCAGGAGTGAATTTAAGTGCCTGGAAATTAACACGACATCTAAGTTTTTGTAGATCCAATGGCAGACCATTGTTTGCTAGGCGTGCATCTGTTTTGTTGAAGTGTACCACCTTATGCTTGCTAAAATGTGGCAGAATCTGCAGTGTGGTGTTGGTAGGATTGAACCCGATTCAATATATCTACTTGAAAGTAAGGAGATACAATAATGTATAAAgaacattaattattttacttccACCAATATCATTAATACATGTACTTTTAGCTTAAATGCAGCTAAATAGAATATGCAgaccatgacaaaaaaaaaaaaaaaaacaatatgcaGACCTGCTCCAAGTAATATTTTTCATTGGACCAGCTAATAGGAGCCATCTTAAGGGTGGAATATCCATTTTTAGTATTAAACTTCTTCGGCACTCTTTTCACTATTCGAACTTCATCTCTAAGAGACCCGATGAAATGTGTGACATCAAATATGTCTTCAAAATTACTGCAAAAAGAAAACTACAAAACTTTAAAATGTCAATCGTCAAGGTACCCAACTTAAATGATCCTCACAATTTATTAAAGAAAGGACATACCTAGGGTCTGCCCAAAAAGATTTCTTATCTAGCTCTGGAACAACCAATGTGAGATTCAAAAGTCGAGCAATTGTTACCATGTCACAAATCTGAAATGGAAAACTTTCTAAATGAAGATTTAATGTTGTTATAGAAggaacagaaaaaaaaatggaagaatGGAAATACAAACCGCTGCACGCATTTGATTTAAGCCCCCATTGCAGGACACTCTTAGAAATCCATTACTTGTATAATTTCCTACATGATTTCAGGTTATACGGCTTCAATATGTACCAAAATTTGAAAGTTAAACAGAAGAAAGACACAAACAACGAAGTATATCATATCCACCAAACCTACCTATTTACAAGTGTTGTTTCAGACTACTTACATTCATTGACATGATTCTTTTAACAACTAAcagtataatattaaaaatcaaaGCATGGACCAACATCATGTTTCATTCAAGCCCATCTGTAATAATTAGTAAAAATTGGGGTCTGGCAAACAAAACTCATAAGTCaaaagcacttaacataaagcataataataataataataaactaaaactACTAACTTGCAGGTGGATAAGGTGGAGGGGCTTGAGCAACAGTGGTTTCTGCTAAGAAAGGACGCTGATTAGTGTGATATATTCGACTTGTAATTCCAGAAATGAAATTGGAACGCCACAGTTCAGTGACTGTAAGTAGCTGAATGAGGCATGTCCAAATCACAATGCTTGAACACACTCGAATAAACCAAACCCGCAAACGTGTCCTCGCTATCACAGGTGCTTGAAGCTTATCGCACCTCACCTGAACACCCTCCGATCTAACCTCCATTTCTCTGCCACAAACCACCTCATTGCCGCTCCTTCAT
Coding sequences:
- the LOC112791958 gene encoding ribulose-1,5 bisphosphate carboxylase/oxygenase large subunit N-methyltransferase, chloroplastic, whose amino-acid sequence is MATVFSVCSGSSAFLSPCTSHTRCLSLLPKGSPLLHHIKKPFSVKSLSSLETQEVSSVSVSPAVTTFWQWLKEEGVISSKTQVKPGVVPEGLGLVATKDISRNEVVLQVPKRFWINPDAVAASEIGNVCSGLKPWLSVALFLIRERSRDDSLWKHYFPVLPKETDSTIYWSEEELSEIQGTQLLNTTLGVKEYVQNEFMRLQEEIILPNKKLFPFPITLDDFFWAFGILRSRAFSRLRNENLVVIPLADLINHSARVTTEDHAYEVKGAAGLFSWDYLFSLRSPLSVKAGEQIYIQYDLNKSNAELALDYGFIEPNSGRNAYTLTLGIPESDPFYDDKLDIAETNGFGETAYFDIFYNQPLPPGIIPYLRLVALGGTDAFLLEALFRNTVWSHLELPVSRDNEELLCRVVREACKSALAGYHTTIEEDNKLKEAKLDSRLAIAVGIREGEKKVLQQIDEVFKEKELELDQLEYYQERRLKDLGLCGESGDILGDLEKFM
- the LOC112791957 gene encoding rhamnogalacturonan I rhamnosyltransferase 1 translates to MEVRSEGVQVRCDKLQAPVIARTRLRVWFIRVCSSIVIWTCLIQLLTVTELWRSNFISGITSRIYHTNQRPFLAETTVAQAPPPYPPARNYTSNGFLRVSCNGGLNQMRAAICDMVTIARLLNLTLVVPELDKKSFWADPSNFEDIFDVTHFIGSLRDEVRIVKRVPKKFNTKNGYSTLKMAPISWSNEKYYLEQILPHFSKHKVVHFNKTDARLANNGLPLDLQKLRCRVNFQALKFTPEIETLGQKLIRILCEKGPFVALHLRYEMDMLAFSGCTHGCSYEEAEELKRMRYAFPWWREKEIVSEERRLQGQCPLTPEETALVLQALGFDRDMQIYIAAGEIYGGEHRLAQLRAAFPKILKKEMMLAHDELWQFQNHSSQMAALDFMVSVASNTFIPTYDGNMAKLVEGHRRYLGFEKSILLDRKKLVELLDLHQNGTLPFDEFSDAVRRVHENRMGQPFRRRVSDKPKEEDYFYANPQECLCEGTKCDDLSGPRNSSEVR